A genomic stretch from Methylorubrum extorquens includes:
- a CDS encoding Nitrilase 3, translating into MSENRIVRAAAVQIAPDLDRPDGTLERVLNAIDEAAAKGARFMVFPETFVPYYPYFSFVLPPALQGSEHLRLYERAVAVPGPVTQAVSAAARRHGAVVVLGVNERDHGSLYNTQLIFDADGSLALKRRKITPTYHERMIWGQGDGAGLAVVETAVGRVGALACWEHYNPLARYALMARHEEIHAAQFPGSLVGQIFADQMEVTIRHHALEAACFVVNATGWLTDEQVAQVCPDERLRGACRGGNCTAIISPEGKHLADPLGPGEGILIADMDLALVTKRKRMMDSVGHYARPELLSLLHDDRPASFVHQPIRSQTVSRSLDHEQQPASDEPSPRSRRPWRAWSGCRRSA; encoded by the coding sequence ATGTCAGAGAACCGGATCGTGCGAGCCGCCGCCGTCCAAATCGCGCCGGACCTCGACCGGCCGGACGGCACCCTGGAGCGCGTGCTCAACGCCATCGACGAAGCCGCCGCCAAGGGCGCCCGCTTCATGGTCTTCCCCGAGACCTTCGTCCCCTACTACCCGTACTTCTCCTTCGTGCTGCCACCGGCCCTGCAGGGCTCGGAGCACCTGCGCCTCTACGAGCGCGCGGTGGCGGTGCCAGGCCCCGTCACTCAAGCCGTCTCGGCCGCAGCCCGCCGCCACGGCGCCGTGGTGGTGCTCGGCGTGAACGAGCGCGACCACGGCTCGCTCTACAACACGCAGCTGATTTTCGATGCGGACGGCAGCCTGGCGCTGAAGCGTCGCAAGATCACCCCGACCTACCACGAGCGCATGATCTGGGGTCAGGGCGACGGCGCCGGCCTCGCCGTCGTGGAGACCGCGGTCGGCCGGGTCGGCGCGCTCGCCTGCTGGGAGCACTACAACCCGCTTGCCCGCTACGCGCTCATGGCGCGCCACGAGGAGATCCACGCGGCCCAGTTTCCGGGCTCGCTCGTCGGTCAGATCTTTGCCGACCAAATGGAGGTGACCATCCGCCACCACGCTCTGGAGGCGGCCTGCTTCGTGGTCAACGCCACCGGCTGGCTCACCGACGAGCAGGTGGCGCAGGTCTGCCCGGACGAGCGACTGCGCGGCGCCTGCCGCGGCGGCAACTGCACCGCCATCATCTCGCCTGAGGGCAAGCACCTCGCGGACCCGCTCGGACCCGGCGAGGGCATCCTGATCGCCGACATGGACCTCGCGCTCGTGACCAAGCGCAAGCGGATGATGGACTCGGTCGGCCACTACGCCCGGCCCGAGCTCCTCAGCCTCCTCCACGACGACCGTCCGGCCTCGTTCGTGCACCAGCCGATCCGTTCCCAGACCGTTTCCCGGAGCCTCGACCATGAGCAGCAGCCCGCTTCCGACGAGCCTTCCCCTCGATCCCGCCGGCCGTGGCGGGCCTGGTCGGGATGCCGACGGAGCGCCTGA
- a CDS encoding Radical SAM domain protein (fragment) produces the protein MAGLVGMPTERLINALQSYGVRLADARSGAPSRRGGAGPSDHKAMTIAGRTVMVPVHTETAFESPFLVRRPDANGVSVIEHDGVVIGQATFPGKPRFYALSTFDGVPYSKIAVLHGRDVLATTVLQTCIRYASRTKTCQFCSIGQSLAAGRTVARKTPEQLAEVARAAVLLDDVKHIW, from the coding sequence GTGGCGGGCCTGGTCGGGATGCCGACGGAGCGCCTGATCAACGCGTTGCAGTCCTACGGCGTTAGGCTCGCCGATGCTCGCTCTGGGGCGCCGAGCCGCCGCGGCGGGGCGGGTCCCTCCGACCACAAAGCGATGACCATCGCGGGCCGCACCGTGATGGTGCCGGTCCACACCGAGACCGCCTTCGAGTCGCCGTTCCTGGTGCGCCGCCCGGACGCGAACGGCGTCTCGGTGATCGAGCACGACGGCGTGGTGATCGGGCAGGCTACCTTCCCGGGCAAGCCGCGCTTCTACGCGCTCTCGACCTTCGACGGCGTGCCCTACTCGAAGATCGCCGTGCTGCACGGACGGGACGTGCTCGCCACCACCGTGCTGCAGACCTGCATCCGCTATGCCAGCCGCACGAAGACCTGCCAGTTCTGCTCCATCGGCCAGTCGCTCGCGGCCGGCCGCACGGTGGCCCGCAAGACCCCGGAGCAACTCGCCGAGGTCGCTCGCGCGGCGGTGCTGCTCGACGACGTCAAGCATATATGGTGA
- a CDS encoding Radical SAM domain protein (fragment), whose protein sequence is MVMTTGTPNATDRGAAVLCESAFAVKAAVALPIQAQCEPPDDDRWFERMKASGIDALGMHLEAVTPEVRTRIMPGKASVPLERYYEAFEAAVPVFGRGQVSTYILAGLGDAPEAILEMAERLVGMGVYPFVVPFVPISGTPLESHPAPGPDFMHAILKPLADMLAGADLRSTDIKAGCGRCGACSALSTYERAGATA, encoded by the coding sequence ATGGTGATGACGACCGGCACGCCGAACGCCACCGACCGGGGCGCTGCCGTGCTCTGCGAGAGCGCCTTCGCGGTCAAGGCGGCCGTTGCCCTGCCGATCCAGGCCCAGTGCGAGCCGCCCGACGACGACCGCTGGTTCGAGCGAATGAAGGCGTCCGGCATCGACGCCCTCGGCATGCACCTGGAGGCCGTCACTCCGGAGGTCCGTACCCGCATCATGCCGGGCAAGGCGAGCGTGCCACTGGAGCGATACTACGAGGCCTTCGAGGCGGCCGTGCCGGTCTTCGGCCGTGGCCAGGTTTCGACCTACATCCTGGCCGGGCTCGGCGACGCTCCCGAGGCCATCCTGGAGATGGCCGAGCGGCTCGTCGGGATGGGGGTCTATCCCTTCGTGGTGCCGTTCGTGCCGATCTCGGGCACGCCGCTGGAGAGCCACCCGGCCCCCGGCCCTGACTTCATGCACGCCATCCTCAAGCCGCTCGCGGACATGCTGGCGGGCGCGGATCTGCGCTCGACCGACATCAAGGCCGGCTGCGGACGCTGCGGCGCCTGCTCGGCCCTCTCCACCTACGAGCGCGCAGGGGCGACGGCATGA
- a CDS encoding GCN5-related N-acetyltransferase: MILEPVQPFRPSHFRVKFAVAPWERRACAALRRQVFCSEQGIFADDDRDAIDAHAIPICALSTLGGEADAVVGTVRIHEVAERPGEWWGSRLAVARAFRGMAALGAGLIQVAVSSAHARGCTRFLAHVQERNVPLFQALHWASLDAIDLHGRPHHLMQADLSAYPPMLDPEHGLVTLAKAA; the protein is encoded by the coding sequence ATGATCCTCGAACCCGTCCAGCCGTTCCGGCCGAGCCATTTCCGCGTGAAGTTCGCGGTCGCGCCGTGGGAGCGGCGCGCCTGCGCGGCGCTGCGCCGCCAGGTGTTCTGTAGCGAGCAGGGCATCTTCGCGGACGACGACCGCGACGCCATCGACGCGCACGCCATTCCCATCTGCGCCCTCTCGACGCTTGGTGGCGAGGCCGACGCCGTCGTCGGCACGGTGCGCATCCACGAGGTCGCGGAGCGGCCTGGCGAGTGGTGGGGCTCGCGGCTTGCGGTCGCCAGGGCATTCCGCGGCATGGCCGCGCTCGGGGCCGGCCTTATCCAGGTCGCGGTCTCGTCCGCCCATGCCCGGGGCTGCACCCGCTTCCTCGCCCATGTGCAGGAACGCAACGTGCCGCTGTTCCAAGCCCTGCACTGGGCAAGCCTTGACGCCATCGACCTGCACGGGCGCCCGCACCACCTGATGCAGGCGGATCTTTCCGCCTACCCGCCGATGCTCGACCCCGAGCACGGGCTTGTCACCCTCGCCAAGGCCGCGTGA
- a CDS encoding conserved protein of unknown function (Evidence 4 : Unknown function but conserved in other organisms) has protein sequence MTAPFDIQALARQIQDARGVAHKRDIDAVVARLGLGGRHAAVPVGDDCAAIPDGDGHLLLAIEGFLDSFVAADPYFAGYCGIMVNLSDVAAMGGRPLAVVDALWSRDAGAADPILAGLADAAALYGVPVVGGHTNTRADAGNLAVAVLGRAGPRLLTSFDAAPADDLVAAIDLRGRFRDPHPYWDASTGAPGERLRGDLSLLPGLAEDGLACAAKDISMAGVVGTALMLLECSNIGGVIDLDAIPRPDHVPLARWLTAFPSFGYLLSVRPDRTPAVLARFAERGIAAAGIGRLDKSRVARVRGATGDEAVVWDFAANPLIGCGRACSGAAS, from the coding sequence ATGACGGCCCCCTTCGATATCCAGGCCCTGGCCCGTCAGATCCAGGACGCGCGCGGCGTCGCGCACAAGCGCGACATCGACGCGGTGGTGGCACGGCTGGGGCTGGGCGGCCGGCACGCCGCGGTGCCGGTCGGCGACGACTGTGCCGCCATTCCCGACGGCGACGGCCATCTGCTCCTCGCCATCGAGGGCTTTCTCGACAGCTTCGTCGCCGCCGACCCGTACTTCGCCGGGTATTGCGGGATCATGGTCAATCTGAGCGACGTGGCCGCCATGGGCGGGCGTCCGCTCGCGGTGGTCGACGCCCTGTGGAGCCGAGACGCCGGGGCAGCGGACCCGATCCTGGCAGGCCTGGCCGACGCGGCCGCGCTCTACGGCGTGCCGGTGGTGGGCGGCCACACCAACACGCGCGCCGATGCCGGCAACCTCGCGGTCGCCGTGCTCGGGCGGGCGGGCCCGCGCCTGCTGACGAGCTTCGACGCAGCGCCGGCCGACGACCTCGTCGCCGCCATCGACCTGCGCGGGCGGTTCCGCGATCCGCACCCCTACTGGGACGCCTCCACCGGCGCTCCGGGCGAGCGGCTGCGCGGCGACCTCTCACTGCTGCCGGGGCTCGCCGAGGACGGCCTGGCCTGTGCGGCCAAGGACATCAGCATGGCAGGCGTCGTCGGCACAGCCCTGATGCTGCTCGAATGCTCGAACATCGGCGGCGTCATCGACCTCGACGCGATCCCGAGGCCGGACCACGTCCCACTCGCACGCTGGCTGACCGCCTTCCCAAGCTTTGGCTACCTGCTGAGCGTGCGCCCCGACCGCACGCCGGCCGTGCTCGCGCGCTTCGCGGAGCGCGGCATCGCGGCCGCCGGGATCGGGCGCCTCGATAAGAGCCGAGTCGCCCGGGTCCGCGGCGCTACGGGCGACGAGGCCGTGGTCTGGGACTTTGCGGCCAACCCCCTCATTGGCTGCGGCCGGGCCTGTTCCGGAGCCGCATCATGA
- a CDS encoding Glycosyl transferase group 1 — protein MTALRIAILTHSTNPRGGVAHCLALAEALWALGHDAVVHAPDPSGRGFFRDAACPTVSVAAQAVKGATVDLVRARINDYLRHFSTPAACDFDVFHAHDGIGGNALATLKHRRLIPGFVRTVHHVDSFSDPLLAEWQDRSIREATRLLCVSRTWADWIRDDLGAEANVVGNGVDLSVYRTEPTEADTAVRERWGLGPGPVILSVGGFEERKNTLGIIEAFARLRARHPQAQLVLTGGASLLDHAAYRAACRAALVAHGLAVGLGEAVVETGPVPQANMPALYRVANVLAFPSWKEGFGLCVLEAMACGTPAIVSRQPPFTEYLAETDALFVDPADPDAIADAMAEALAPDTRARLRPAGLARSAAHSWRACAERHLDAYATCARTRQEPIHA, from the coding sequence ATGACGGCCCTGCGCATCGCCATCCTGACCCACTCCACCAATCCGCGCGGCGGCGTCGCCCACTGCCTTGCCCTGGCCGAGGCGCTCTGGGCCCTCGGGCACGATGCGGTGGTGCACGCGCCCGATCCGTCCGGCCGCGGCTTCTTCCGGGATGCGGCCTGCCCCACCGTGTCGGTGGCGGCCCAGGCGGTCAAAGGTGCGACGGTCGACCTCGTGCGGGCCCGCATCAACGACTACCTGCGCCACTTCTCGACGCCGGCCGCCTGCGACTTCGACGTCTTCCACGCCCATGACGGGATTGGCGGCAACGCGCTCGCAACCCTCAAGCACCGGCGCCTGATCCCGGGCTTCGTGCGCACGGTCCACCACGTCGACAGCTTCTCCGACCCGCTGCTCGCGGAGTGGCAGGACCGCTCGATCCGAGAGGCCACGCGCCTGCTCTGCGTCAGCCGAACCTGGGCAGACTGGATCCGGGACGACCTCGGTGCCGAGGCCAATGTCGTCGGGAATGGGGTGGACCTCTCGGTCTATCGCACCGAACCGACCGAGGCGGACACGGCCGTGCGGGAGCGTTGGGGCCTTGGGCCGGGGCCGGTGATCCTCAGCGTGGGTGGCTTTGAGGAGCGCAAGAACACGCTGGGCATAATCGAGGCCTTCGCCCGTCTGCGCGCGCGGCATCCTCAGGCGCAGCTCGTCCTTACCGGCGGCGCCTCGCTCCTCGATCATGCCGCCTATCGCGCCGCCTGCCGCGCGGCCCTGGTGGCGCACGGACTTGCCGTCGGCCTTGGCGAGGCCGTGGTTGAGACGGGCCCCGTCCCGCAGGCCAACATGCCCGCGCTCTACCGGGTCGCCAACGTCCTGGCCTTCCCCTCCTGGAAAGAGGGGTTCGGCCTTTGCGTGCTGGAGGCGATGGCCTGCGGCACGCCCGCCATCGTCTCACGGCAACCACCGTTCACCGAGTACCTCGCGGAGACGGATGCCCTCTTCGTCGATCCGGCCGATCCCGACGCCATCGCGGACGCGATGGCGGAAGCCCTGGCGCCGGACACCCGCGCGCGACTGCGACCGGCCGGTTTGGCCCGGTCCGCCGCCCATTCCTGGCGCGCCTGCGCGGAGCGCCACCTCGACGCCTACGCGACCTGCGCCCGCACCCGACAGGAACCGATCCATGCCTGA
- a CDS encoding conserved protein of unknown function (Evidence 4 : Unknown function but conserved in other organisms), whose protein sequence is MPEMRFHVRWPDGRREACYSPSLVVKDFFTPGESYPLDDFVEKSRTALNIASERVREKYGFACSSAMDQLARIEAAAKRQEPGGQVTIESFEP, encoded by the coding sequence ATGCCTGAGATGCGCTTTCACGTCCGCTGGCCCGATGGCCGCCGTGAGGCCTGCTACTCGCCCTCGCTCGTCGTGAAGGACTTCTTCACGCCGGGAGAGAGCTACCCCCTGGACGACTTCGTGGAGAAGTCTCGCACTGCCTTGAACATCGCGAGCGAGCGGGTGCGCGAGAAGTACGGCTTCGCGTGCTCATCGGCCATGGACCAGCTCGCCCGCATCGAGGCCGCCGCGAAGCGGCAGGAGCCCGGTGGCCAAGTCACCATCGAGTCCTTCGAGCCCTGA
- a CDS encoding FAD dependent oxidoreductase translates to MTSTPRHVPVVIVGGGQAGLSVSYHLKQRGIEHLVFEKKTAAHTWETQRWDTFCLVTPNWQCDLPGHRYDGPDPDGFMKKDEIVTYLKAFVAKVDPPIREGVAVTRVERREDGIFSVQTSAGDYSADEVVVASGGYHTPIIPRMAEKLPGSITQIHSNQYRNPAQLPEGEVLVVGSGQSGAQIAEDLHLAGRKVHLAVGDAPRCARFYRGRDVVTWLADMGYYEMTVDNHPLRDGVRDNTNHYVTGRDGGRDIDLRRFATEGMRLYGLMEDYRDGNLRFRDDLKRSLDQADRTYNGINAAIDKYIAEKGIEAPAQEHYTPVWEPGEPVTSLPLEGSGITSVVWCIGFTPDFRWLDASVFNGAGNPKHKRGVTNEDGVYFIGLPWLNTWGSGRFGAVGRDAEHVVQAIQKRLGAERPALRFAV, encoded by the coding sequence ATGACCTCCACCCCCCGCCATGTCCCTGTCGTCATCGTCGGCGGCGGCCAAGCCGGCCTCTCGGTCAGCTACCACCTCAAGCAGCGCGGCATCGAGCATCTCGTGTTCGAGAAGAAGACCGCCGCACATACCTGGGAAACCCAGCGCTGGGACACCTTCTGCCTCGTTACGCCGAACTGGCAGTGCGACCTGCCAGGCCACCGCTATGACGGTCCGGACCCGGACGGGTTCATGAAGAAGGACGAGATCGTCACCTATCTCAAGGCCTTCGTCGCCAAGGTGGACCCGCCGATCCGCGAGGGCGTGGCGGTCACCCGCGTCGAACGGCGCGAGGACGGCATCTTCTCGGTCCAAACCTCGGCAGGCGACTACTCCGCGGACGAGGTCGTCGTCGCCTCGGGCGGCTATCACACCCCGATCATCCCGCGCATGGCCGAGAAGCTGCCGGGCTCGATTACCCAGATCCACTCGAACCAGTACCGCAACCCGGCCCAGTTGCCTGAGGGCGAGGTGCTGGTGGTGGGCTCCGGCCAGTCCGGCGCGCAGATCGCCGAGGACCTGCACCTCGCCGGACGCAAGGTGCACCTGGCGGTGGGCGACGCGCCCCGCTGCGCCCGCTTCTATCGCGGTCGCGACGTCGTCACCTGGCTCGCCGACATGGGCTACTACGAGATGACTGTCGACAACCATCCGCTGCGCGACGGCGTCCGCGACAACACCAACCACTACGTGACCGGCCGCGACGGTGGTCGCGACATCGACCTGCGCCGCTTCGCCACCGAGGGCATGCGGCTCTACGGCCTGATGGAGGACTACCGGGACGGCAACCTGCGTTTCCGCGACGACCTCAAGCGCTCGCTGGACCAGGCCGACCGGACCTACAACGGCATCAATGCGGCTATCGACAAGTACATCGCCGAGAAGGGCATCGAAGCCCCGGCGCAGGAGCACTACACGCCGGTCTGGGAGCCGGGCGAGCCGGTCACCAGCCTGCCGCTGGAAGGCTCCGGCATCACCAGCGTCGTCTGGTGCATCGGCTTTACGCCGGATTTCCGCTGGCTCGATGCCTCGGTGTTCAACGGCGCGGGCAACCCGAAGCACAAGCGCGGCGTGACAAACGAGGACGGCGTCTACTTCATTGGCCTGCCCTGGCTGAACACCTGGGGTTCGGGCCGCTTCGGGGCGGTCGGTCGCGACGCCGAGCACGTCGTGCAAGCGATCCAGAAGCGCCTCGGTGCCGAGCGGCCCGCCCTCAGGTTCGCGGTCTGA
- a CDS encoding conserved exported protein of unknown function (Evidence 4 : Unknown function but conserved in other organisms) → MMLKNFAAAAGAFAAVTLGATAAYAQATTIPGEQVGLAVGAPLPEGIYAIDTFIYRRNDTRFSTDTAINVPVLVWSTGYKFLGANIQPLLAQPTVFGFPNNPAGVPNRDFTVNVGTLVGSIFAWDLGNGFGVSYLAAVHLNDLDAGRGLPQFSSNTYRQGFAASYTADGWNLTANLTHNFYDSPGRFEGAVGRAIGPLYLADALLLDLTATKKFGKFEIGAVAYGVTDLPLGGRDFARASAQGYTRAGRFAVGGLIGYDFGPFTAQLMVARDVAVRTRGTESTDGFIRLIAPLYTAPKAAAVEPVALMRKY, encoded by the coding sequence ATGATGCTGAAGAACTTCGCGGCCGCGGCGGGAGCGTTCGCCGCAGTCACCCTGGGCGCGACCGCCGCCTACGCCCAGGCAACCACGATCCCCGGCGAGCAGGTCGGCCTCGCAGTCGGTGCCCCTCTGCCCGAGGGCATCTACGCCATCGACACCTTCATCTACCGCCGGAACGACACCCGGTTCTCGACCGACACGGCGATCAACGTGCCGGTCCTAGTCTGGTCGACCGGCTACAAATTCCTCGGTGCCAACATACAGCCCTTGCTAGCCCAGCCGACTGTGTTCGGGTTCCCCAACAACCCGGCGGGCGTGCCCAACCGCGACTTCACCGTCAACGTCGGCACCCTTGTCGGATCGATCTTCGCCTGGGATCTCGGTAATGGCTTCGGCGTCAGCTACCTCGCGGCTGTCCACTTGAACGACCTCGACGCCGGCCGCGGCCTGCCGCAGTTCTCCTCCAACACCTACCGCCAGGGCTTCGCGGCCAGCTACACCGCCGATGGCTGGAACCTAACGGCCAACCTGACCCACAACTTCTACGACTCCCCCGGCCGGTTCGAGGGTGCCGTCGGACGGGCGATTGGTCCGCTCTACCTCGCGGACGCCCTCCTGCTCGACCTCACGGCGACCAAGAAGTTCGGCAAGTTCGAGATCGGCGCGGTGGCATACGGGGTGACGGATCTGCCGCTCGGCGGTCGCGACTTCGCGCGCGCCTCCGCGCAGGGCTACACCCGGGCCGGACGCTTCGCGGTCGGCGGCTTGATCGGCTACGACTTCGGGCCGTTCACCGCGCAGCTCATGGTGGCCCGCGACGTCGCGGTTCGGACCCGCGGCACGGAGTCGACGGACGGCTTCATCCGCCTCATCGCGCCGCTCTACACGGCTCCGAAGGCCGCCGCGGTCGAGCCCGTCGCTCTGATGCGAAAGTATTGA
- a CDS encoding conserved protein of unknown function (Evidence 4 : Unknown function but conserved in other organisms), whose product MGLHTRLEGVDTPLTDACRHVLGMPHLCPSGLSENWLWKELGHRHWGLIAKAFGRAEAGFGPTGEPPVYAAFRRIALQGGDLGAVCENDALDVRSTVTYLSETWVVSRHVATCRDRLVADVEMTSVFGRRQTEGANRSIARVRIEGRQRTIPAFGAMPAQPASTEHASSGAITALDERELGTLVVDPCPHLTLTGPGSCTSAASSPPWIGPSGTSSGSDQATTPPVCVELCSTRTSIWVTVSQCGCWLRATRLIAAIVRFCRRWMASYWRR is encoded by the coding sequence TTGGGTCTGCACACGAGACTCGAAGGGGTCGACACGCCCCTGACGGATGCCTGCCGCCATGTCCTGGGCATGCCGCATCTCTGCCCGAGCGGCCTCTCCGAGAACTGGCTCTGGAAAGAGCTTGGGCACCGCCACTGGGGTTTGATCGCCAAGGCGTTCGGCAGGGCCGAGGCCGGGTTCGGGCCTACGGGCGAGCCGCCCGTCTACGCGGCGTTCCGGAGGATCGCCCTGCAGGGCGGCGACCTCGGCGCCGTTTGCGAGAACGACGCGTTGGACGTGCGCTCGACGGTCACGTACCTTTCGGAGACCTGGGTCGTCAGCCGGCACGTCGCGACGTGCCGGGACCGGCTGGTCGCGGACGTGGAGATGACCTCCGTGTTCGGGAGGCGCCAGACCGAGGGCGCGAACCGTTCCATAGCCCGGGTAAGGATCGAGGGTCGGCAGCGCACCATACCCGCTTTCGGGGCCATGCCCGCCCAGCCCGCTAGCACCGAGCACGCGTCTTCGGGGGCTATCACAGCGCTGGACGAGCGCGAGCTCGGAACCTTGGTCGTCGATCCATGTCCCCACCTAACTTTAACGGGGCCGGGCTCCTGTACTTCAGCAGCTTCGTCGCCGCCGTGGATCGGGCCGAGTGGCACTTCCTCGGGAAGCGATCAGGCAACTACGCCACCCGTGTGCGTCGAGCTTTGTTCCACGCGAACGTCGATATGGGTGACCGTCTCTCAGTGCGGGTGCTGGCTTCGAGCGACGAGGCTAATTGCTGCCATCGTGCGATTTTGTCGACGGTGGATGGCAAGCTACTGGCGGAGATAG
- a CDS encoding conserved protein of unknown function (Evidence 4 : Unknown function but conserved in other organisms) gives MSPPNFNGAGLLYFSSFVAAVDRAEWHFLGKRSGNYATRVRRALFHANVDMGDRLSVRVLASSDEANCCHRAILSTVDGKLLAEIVRHRTKL, from the coding sequence ATGTCCCCACCTAACTTTAACGGGGCCGGGCTCCTGTACTTCAGCAGCTTCGTCGCCGCCGTGGATCGGGCCGAGTGGCACTTCCTCGGGAAGCGATCAGGCAACTACGCCACCCGTGTGCGTCGAGCTTTGTTCCACGCGAACGTCGATATGGGTGACCGTCTCTCAGTGCGGGTGCTGGCTTCGAGCGACGAGGCTAATTGCTGCCATCGTGCGATTTTGTCGACGGTGGATGGCAAGCTACTGGCGGAGATAGTAAGGCACCGCACCAAACTATAA